TCACGGAAGCCACTTGCGGGTCCGTAGCCATTTCCGTCTTGGAGAACAGGCTGGCTACCTTCACCGCGGCGGCGCTGGCCTGGCTGACCGTATCGGGAATATCTTTCGGCCCCTGGCAAGCACCGGCCAGGAAGACACCGGCGGTGAAAGTCTCCACCGGGCGCAGTTTCGGGTGGGCTTCCTGGAACCAGCCGTCTTTATCCATAGAAACGCCGATGAGTTTGGCCAATTCGTCAGAACCGTGGGAAGGTACCATGGCCGTAGCCAGCACCACCAGGTCCGCTTCCACTTCCACCGGCATGCCGACTAAGGTATCTTCTCCTTTCACTACCAGCTTGTCACCGCGCTGGTAGATCTTGGAGACACGGCCCCGCACGTACACGGCTCCCTCGCTGACCGACCGTTCATAGAACTCGTCGTAGGCTTTACCGGGTGTTCTCACATCCATATAGAAAACGAAAGCTTTAGAATCAGGAATCTTGTCTAAGACTTGATGGGCATGCTTTGCTGTATACATGCAGCAAGCCCGGGAACAATAAGTCTTGCCCTTCTCCGGATCCCTGGAGCCGACGCATTTAATGAAGACCACCACTTTCGGCTCTTGGCCGTCGGAAGGACGCAGGATCTTTCCGCCGGTAGGACCGGAAGCGTTGGACATTCTCTCAAACTGCATGCTGGTGATGACATCCGGGTACTTGCCGTAGCCGTATTCGCCGTAGGCTTCCTGCCAGTTGAACAAGTCAAAACCGGTAGCCATGACAATGGCCCCAAATTTCTCGGTAAGGAGTTCATCCTGCTGCTCGTAGTCCACCGCTCCCGCCGGGCACATTTTCTGGCAAATACCGCACCGGCCCTTCACGAAGAGGCGGCAATGTGTCTTGTCGAGCACCGGCACATTGGGCACCGCTTGCGGGAAGGGGGTATAGATCGCCTTCCGCTGTCCCAAACCGTAATCGAACTCGCTGGCCACTTTGGTGGGGCATTTTTCCTGGCAGATACCGCACCCGGTGCACTTGTTTTCATCTACTAAGCGCGCCTTCTTGCGAATGGTCACAGTAAAGTTACCTACATAACCGCCGACTTCTTCCACTTCGGCATAAGTGATAATTTTAATGTTAGGGTGCTGCGCCGCAGCAACCATCTTGGGCGTGCTAATTCAGGCACTGCAGTCCAAAGTGGGGAAGGTCTTGTCGAGCTTGACCATATTTCCCCCAATGGTGGGCTCGCGGTCCACCAGCCAGACTTCATACCCGGCATCGGCGATATCAATGGCTGCCTGCATGCCGGCGATGCCGGCACCAATCACCAAAGCCCGGCGTTCAATGGGAATGCTCCCCAACTGCAAGGGTTCATTCTTCGTGGCTTTGGCCACTGCTGCCCGCACCAGATCGATGGCTTTGTGGGTGGCCGCTTCTTTATCCTTATGCACCCAGGCGCATTGCTCCCGGATGTTGGCCATTTCAAAGAGGAACTGGTTCAAGCCCCCGTCCTGGCACGCCTTGCGGAAAGTGGGCTCGTGTAACCGGGGCGTACAGGAAGCTACCACCACCCGGTCCAGGTTGTGTTCTTTAATAGCCTTTTTGATCAAATCCTGACCCGGTTCAGAGCACATATATTGATAATCAGTGGCGTAAACTACATCCTGCATTTCGCCCGCCACTTCAGCTACTTTCTTCACATCCACGGTAGCTGCAATGTTGGTACCGCAATGGCAGATAAAAACACCTACCCGCTTCATGCCTCTTCCCTCCTTGTCGTCGGATGTCTTAAGAGATCTTTGTCTTCAAGCAGTTTCAGCCCGTTGACAAAGTGTTTCCCTACTCCCATTTCCTTGGGGCTGTAGCCGAAGGCTATACCCATTAATTCCGTGAAATAGAAGACAGGCATATTGTACGTTTTGCCAAAGGCCTGCTCCACCCCTTTTTGCCTCATATCCAGATTGAGGAAGCACAGGGGGCAGGCGGCAGCAATACAATCGGCGCCGTTATTGGCCGCATCCTCGAAAATGTTGCGCAGCAGGACATTGGCATCTTTCGTCATCGTAGTGGTATGGCCGGCACCGCAACACTCGGTCTTAAAGGCCCAATCCACCGGCTCTCCTCCCAAAGCCTCAATGATCCGGTCCATGCTGGTCGGGTTTTCCGGATCATCAAAGCCGGTGATCTCAGGGGGCCGTACCAGTAAACAGCCGTAATAAGAGGCCACCTTGAGACCTGTCAGAGGGCGCGTAACGTGCTTCTTAATTTCCTCCGTCCCCACCTTGTTGGCCATCAAATCCAGCAAGGCAACGGTCTCATTGGTGCCGTTATATTCCATTTCAATAGCCCGGCAGATTTTTTCCTTCAAGTCCGGTGAGGTACGCACCGCATGCTGGGCCCCGCACATCCTGTTGTAGCAAGCGGCACAAGGCACAGCCACGTCCAAGTTTTCTTTCTCTGCAATGGCCAAGAGATAAGCGGGCAGGGCCAGTCCCAACAAGTGATCGGTGGAATGGGCGGCGGAAGCGCCGCAGCAAATCCAATCGGGGATCTCCCACAGCTCAATCCCTAAATGCTTGGCCACTGCTTTCGTGGACATGTTATATTCAATGCCGGTGGATTCAAGGGAACAACCTGGAAAATAAGCATACCGCATCATCCGTTCCCTCCTAACTTTTGACAATTAGCAAAAATACGTTTCGCCGCTTCATGGCCTTTATAGCGCTTGGGAATAGGATGAACTTTCCCATTCAACAATAAAGCCGGTGCCAGGGGCACATCTTTCAAGAGATGACCGGATTTCAAGTTGAAGAGCATAATCAGCAAAGCCTCCGGGACGCGCCCGAACTGCTTCACGGTCATCAAGAACAGGTCGCTGAAAATGTCGATGTCCTTGATGGGTATCTTATTCCTCTTTTTCGCCTCGATACGCAAAGCTTCCATGACCTTGGGAATGTCCACCCCTTTAGGGCATCTGGCATAACAGGTGCCGCAGGCGGCACAGACCCAAATGGATTTCGAGGAAAGGGCCTGTTCGGTGAGCCCCAGCTGCAGCATCCGCATGATCTTATGGGGCGTATGGTCCATGGCAAAATTGAACGGGCAGCCTGCCGAACACTTGCCACATTGATAGCAATCCAGCACCTGAACCCCAGTCGCCCCGTTCAGCTTGGCTATAAAATCTTTACTATTATCTAAAGCGGAAGTGAGTTCAATATTCTCCATAGGATCCCCCTCTTTGGAAATTCAGTATTTGTTAGAGAAGGTACAATACTGGGCTTGCCCTCCCCTCCTAAATCGTTAGGTTTAATTTAAGCACCATTATTAAAGGCCGATCCTTGTAATATATTCGTTAGGATCAAGTGAACTCCTGCTCAATCCTTGTATATTTCAAAAAAGTGATACAATATAATTTTACTAAACAAACCCATGGCGGAGAAGATGAAATGCCTGTCATCTTGCTGTCCTTTCTCGCAGGGCTTGGAGCCCTATGGTCCGGCATCCGGCTGTTGCCGCTGGGATTGGAAACCCTGGGGCAGACCCGGATCCGCTATGCCCTGACCCGTTTTACCGCCACCCCCTGCTTGGGTCTCCTTACCGGCACCCTGGTCACGGCCCTGGTCCAGTCCTCCAGCGCCGTTACCGTTATTGCCGTGGGACTGACAGGGCGCGGCCTCATGTCTCTATCCCAGGGCATCGGCATTGTCTTAGGAGCCAACATCGGCACCACCATGACCGGCCACATCCTGGCTTTCGATCTCACCCGGTTCAGCCCCTGGCTGGTGGGCCTGGGTCTTTTGGGATGGTGCCTGCCCCATCGAAAAAGCAAAGCCTGGGGCCAGGTTCTTTTAGGTTTAGGCTTCATCTTTAGCGGGCTGCATCTAATGGAACAGGCCTTTTCCCCCTGGCAGCACAGTGCCGGCCTGCAAGGATGGCTGGTACTAATCGGCCGCAATTACTTTTTAGCTTTGCTTTCCGGCATTGTGATCACAAGCATCCTGCAATCCAGCTCTGTGGTGACCGGCTTGACCATGGTACTGGGGGAAAAAGGGTTCCTGTCCCTGGCCGGTGCCGTGGCGGTGATGCTGGGCAGTAACCTGGGCACTTGTGTCACCGCCGTGCTGGCGGCTATAACCGGCAGCACCGAGGCCAGGCGCCTGGCCTTGGCCCATTTCATGCTCAATGCCGGGGGGATCTTGCTGTTTTTCCCTTTAATTGATGTTTATGCTCATTTGTTAACTTTTACCGCTAAAGAACTGCCGCGGCAGATCGCAAACGCTCATACTATTTATAACATAATTTGCTCTTTGATGGTGCTGCCATTTGTTGACCGGTTTGCCTGGCTTATCCGCCGGCTGCTCCCGGCAAACTGAACAGAAGTTTCCTGTTTCAAGTTCTTTAGAGGGTGACAAACTAATGACGGCAGCTAAAAAAGGAGGTTATTCTGGTGGCGAAAATTATGTCCGAAGCCCTTCGCTGGGAAATTGCGAAAGAGCTTGGTGTGGACCACATTGTTGCCACAGAAGGATGGGGCGGTGTTCCTTCACGGGAGTGTGGGAACATGGTTAGAAAGGCTATTGAAATAGCTGAGCGAAGCCTGGCCCAGAAATAGCTGCCAAAAAGTTAGACCGCCGGTAAGGCGGTCTAACTTGCTTCTTCCAGTTTGTAATGCCTGACCATATCCATTAATTCGTTGGACATGGTGGACAAGCGGTGGGACATCGCCTGGTGCTCGCTGTAATTGGCAGCCAGTTCTTCAATGGCGGCGGCCACTTCCTGGGTGCTGCCGGCGGTGCTGGTGGCGATGCCTTCAATCTCACCCATCAGTTTGACGACTTCTTTGCCTCCCTCGGCCATCTCCTGGCAGGCCAGGGATACCTCTTCAATTTGCTTTGCCACATCGCGGATGCTGGCGACGATCTTATTAAAAGCTTTACCGGCATTGGCTACCACTTGAATGCCGTTGCTCACTTCCACCGTCCCTTTGCTCATGGACTCTACCGCCAGCTTGGTTTCGTTTTGAATATGTTTAATTAATTCTGAAATTTGCTGGGCCGCCGTAGCCGATTGCTCCGCCAGCTTCCGTACTTCCTCGGCGACCACGGCAAAACCTTTACCCTGCTCGCCGGCCCTGGCGGCTTCAATGGCGGCATTGAGAGCCAGCAAATTAGTCTGCTCGGCGATATTGGTAATAGTTTCCACAATCTGCCCGATCTCCACGGATCTTTCGCCCAAGAGCTGTACCGTCTTGGCGGAATTGTTTACCGTATCGCTAATGCGATTCATCTGGGATACGGAATCCTCAACGGCCCTGCCCCCTTCGATGGCAATTTCCGTCGTGGCCTGGGATAACTCGGAGACGGAACGGGCATTGGCGGCTACCTGGTGAATAGCGGTGGACATTTCGCCGATGGTGGCGGCGGTACCCCGGATGCTCTTGGTCTGCTCATCCATGCCCAGGGCCACGTTTTGAATCGTCGTGGCCATCTGTTCCGTGGATTGCGAGGATTCCTGCACGTTGAGACTCAGCCCTGAAGCCATCTCCGCCACTTCCGTGGCGACATCTTTAATCTTTAATGTATAAAGCCGGAAATTCTCCACCATATCGTTAAAGCTTTTGGCCAAGGTCAAAAGCTCATCTTGCGTGCGGCACCTGGCTTTGGCCGTCAAATCACCTTGCGCTGCCTGCTCCATGGCCTTCACCACATTGTTCATGGGATTCAAAATGACCAGAGCCATTATGTACCCAACAAAAATAGAAAACAACGTACCTAGAGTGCCGGCCACCAAGATGTTCCTCTTAAACACACCAAAGGCCCTGGACGCGCTACCATGCTCCGCCGCCTCCCGCAAGAGTTCCGCTACGGTAGGGAAGGTGTATCCAATGGTAGCGATCCAGATCACAATCGTTACCACGGAGAAAGTGAACATCATTTTCCATTTCAGGCTTATGCGCATAGGTACCCCCCCACAAGCTTATTTACGCAGGTTGTTAATGCGAGCCACGGGACTTTCAATACTGACGATTTTCACGCCAAAGTTCTCGTTCACTACCACTACTTCTCCTTTAGCAATCGGCTTGCCATTAACTAGGATATCCACCGGCTCTTCGGCAAGTTTATCCAGCTCCACAATGCTGCCCGGCGTCAATCCTAGAACTTCTTTAATGGGTCTCCTGGCTTTCCCTAATACCACTGACACCCGTAGGGGCACATCCAAGATTAAATCCAGATTTCTAGGCTTCACGCCGTCCCACTGGGGGGCCTCTTCACCGGCTACCGCTTCTTGCCAAGCGTTAGCGGTTATGGCAGGCTGCTGGGGAGTAACGGCAGTCTCCAAAACAGGCTCTTCCGGCGCCGGGGCTCTGCTCTGCATGGTAGTTCCCATCAGCATCGCCGTCTCTTCCTTAGCAATGCGTGCCGGTATCACCTGGATCAGGGTGCTGTCAATCAAATTGCCGATTTCCATGCGGAAAGAAACCACCACGACCGGATCTTCCATCACCCAGGGAAAATCTACTTCCGAGCCGCTTTCGACGGACCTGACGCTAGGGGTGGAGATGACCACCATGGTGTTGAACAAGCTGGACATAGAGGTGGCCGCCGAACCCATCATCTGGTTCATGGCTTCCGCCACGGCACTGGCATGGAGTTCCGTGACCTCTTGCTGGATATTGGTCCCGTCCCCGCCCATCATAAGATCGGCAATGATCAAGGCGTCAGTCACGTCAATGATTAACAGGTTGCTGCCTTCTAACCCTTCCGTAAAACCCACTTCAATTAACATGAAGGGTGTGGTGAAACTGGCCAGCAGTTCTTTCGGAGACATGACTTTCACTGTGGGGGTCGTGATATTAACCCGTTGATTGAGCAGCTGCGACAGAGCGGTAGCGGCACTACCCATGGAAATATTGCCGATTTCCCCGATCGCATCCTTTTCAATTGGATCCAGGATCTCATCCGTATCCTCTACTTCATTTCCCGGTGGGATTTCCTCCGGCTCTTCGGACACTTCCCCAAGTGCGTCTTGCAACAAAGCGTTGATTTCTTCCTGCGACAAAAAATCATTCATTGCGTTTTTCACCTCTTTCCAGATAACCGGTAACTTGTACAGCCAGGTTATTACCCCAAATGCCGGGCTGTACGGTAAACTTGGGTACTCCTCCCACCATCATGACTAGGTCTTGTGCTGCTTTGTTGTCCAAGGGTAAAACGTCTCCGACCTGTAATTCAAGGATATCTTTTACGGAGAGTTCTGTCTCTCCTCCGGATACCACCAATTCCAGGGGAGTCTGGTTTAACACGTCCAGGATCAGCTGTTCTTGCCCTTCCACTTCCCTTTCCGTCGAGGCATACCAGTAGCGCGAAGACAGTTTAAATACTACCGGCTCCAGGGTTAAATAGGGCAAGCACAGGTTCAGCATCCCTTCAAAGGAGCCAATGGTGGTAGTAAAGGTAACCACGGCCACAATTTCATTGGGAGAAATAATCCTGTTCAACTGGGGATTTGTTTCCAGCGCCTGGATGCTGGGATTGACATCGGTGACCTCGGACCAGGCGTAAGTAAGGTTTTCCATCACCTTGTGGTATAAATGCTTGAGCACATTCACCTCAATATCGGTTACTTCCCTGACCTGCCTCGGCATCTGCCCCGGTCCCCCAAAGAGCAAATCGATAATGGGGAAAACAAATGCCGGGTTTGTTTCAAACACAGCCGAACCGGGCAAGGGTTCCAAGTTCACTACCGCCATGACCGTAGGCGCGGGTATGGATACAACGAAATCCTCAAAAGTAATTTGTTCCACCGAGGCAATCTTAATCTGAATATTCGTTCTAAGATATACCGATAAGAAATTTGATGCCAAACGGGCAAAGTTTTCGTGAATTAAGTGAATGGTGCGCAGCTGGTCTTTGGAAAACTTATTCGGTCGCCGGAAATCGTAACTCTTCGCCTTGACCTGTTCCGCTTCTCGCCGGATTTCCTCCGTATCAATTTCACCTGAGGTAAGGGCACTGAGCAGCAGATCTATCTCTGATTGGGAAAGAACTTCATCTACCAAAGGACCCACCACCTTCACAGCCATTCCGTCTTCCGGGAAGGAAATGGCCTAGCTTAGCCTATAGCTTTCTTCACAGCTTGGATGACGCGTTCCTGTTGGAAGGGTTTTACGATAAAATCCCGCGCCCCCGCCTGGATTGCTTCCATCACCATCATCTGCTGGCCCATGGCGCTGCACATGATGATCTTGGCACTTGGGTCTATCTTCTTGATCATTTTCACAGCGGTAATGCCATCCATTTCCGGCATGGTAATATCCATGGTCACGAGATCCGGTTTCAGCTCCTTATACATGTTAACGGCAACCAGCCCGTTTTCCGCCTCTCCTGCCACTTCATAACCGTTCTTGGTCAAGATGTCCTTGATCATCATCCGCATAAACGCAGCATCATCTACAATCAAAACTCTTTTGCCCATGGTAACCACCTCCTAAACATTTAGCCCAAGAGCCGAAAAAATGGTTTCTAAGGAGCCAGCGGCCGGAACCAAGAAAAAATGGCCGTTAATGGAAATCTCTTCTTCATAGAAGGTGGTTTCAATAATCAGTACCCTATCCTCAAAATACCCACCTTCCACAAAGGCGGCGCTCAATACCGCCCCCAGCATGTCAAAAGCAAAGGCCGGTACTGAACCCACAAAATCAAGTTTGGTGAACTCGGCAAAGGCAGTGATAAATGAACCTGTCAGGATATTGCCGACTTCCTTAATAGCTGATTGTCCTATATCATCTAATTCGGTCGTACTCCCGGCTCCCCGTCCCAGCAGCATATCAACCAGCTGGTAGGTGCTCTTTTCGTCCAGCAGGAAAAGTATCTTGCTTGGCGCATCCCCTGAGACATCAAAATTGATACAGGCCACTTTCTCCTCTTCATTACCTACTAAACTGAAAATCTCCTGGAAATTCATGACACCTGCTTTGGGAACGGCCATGGATATTTTCTTGTTCAGGAGCGTGGCTAATGAAGAAGCTGCATTTCCTGCACCAATGTTGCCTATTTCCTTCAGCACTTCCAATTGGAAACCGGTTAGATGGTCCCAGCTGTTCATGGCATTTCTCCTTTAGCTAGATTTACCCATATTCCTCGCTTCCTGCCAACATCTATCAGTCAACAGAACGGCGGTAGAACCACGGCATTACTTTTTCATAGCCCATTTCCCGGTAATAGAGCATGTTTTCCGTAGCGCCGATAAACAGGACGCCCCCGGGATTTAAGGCTTCTCTGAACTTGCGGTACAAAAGGTTCTGCGCATCCATGGTGAAATAGATGGTCACATTGCGGCAAATGATTAAGTCATAGTTGCGATCGTATTCATCGACCAGCAAATCATGATGCCGGAATTGGACCCGCCTTCTGATAGTGTCAGAAATGAGATAACCGTTTCCTTCCGGCTGGAAGAACCTCTTAAGCCGCTCCTGGGATACGTTTTTCAGAAAACGCTCTTCGTAAAAACCTTTCCTGGCCACTTCGAGGATTTTCTTGTCAATATCGGTGGCTTCAATCTGGTGCCTGACACCGGGCGTGAGCTCCTCCAAGATGATGGCGACGGAGTAGGGCTCGGCGCCGTTGGAACAAGCCGCGCTCCAGATTTTCAGCCTGCTTTTTGTTTTCAGCAATTCCGGCAAGATTTTGGTTTCCAGAACCTTAAAGATCTCCGGGTTGCGAAAAAACTCCGACACATTGATGGTTACCTTATCTAAGAAGCGCGCTAACTGCTCTTCATCCCGCACCAGGAGATCAAAGTACTGCTGAAAATCGTTGATACCCTGGCTTTGCATAAGACTAGTTATTCGACGTTTTAGCTGTTTTTCCTTGTAGCCCGCCAGGTTCAGCCCAAATTGCCGGTAAATGCGTTTTTGAAACTCGGCGAATTCCATCTCCCTTCCCCTCCCCATGCGCTAGATACTGATTAAGGGTCTGCCGATAGCTCTGATCAATACCTCGCCGTCAATCAGGCGAAAAATCATGGTGCGCCCGTAGTTCTCGCCGGTATGCTCACCAATCAGCGGTATTCTCAGAGCCTGGAGAACTTTCTTGGTCATTTCCACATTACGCTGACCAATGTTCAGGGAGGTAACGTTTTTATCTCCAAAGTTGAACATTTGGGCCCCGCCGGCAATTTTCGCCGTGATGGTACTCTTCCTGGCCCCCCGTTTGAGCATTTCCTCCAGCATGGCCGGGATGGCCAGGTCCGCATATTTGGCCGGATTGGACTTGTTTTGAAACTGGGTGCTGTCCGGCAGCATGATATGTGCCAACCCGCCGATGCGCGTAACCGAATCATACAAGGCAATGCCGACACAGGATCCCAAACCCAAGGTGATGATTTGTTTCGGCTCCCGGTCTACTTTCCAATCAGCTATTCCCACCTTTATTTCATCAGGATATCGTTCAACTACCATTGCCCATTTCCTCCGCAATCCCCTTATGGAACAACAACAAATCGTGCTTTAGATCATTCATCCGGTTAGCGCTGGCATCATCCAAAACAGGGGCATTATTCTATCTTCTTAGATTGTTAGCCATGGACCACATTTCATCGGCCGCCTGCAAAGCACGAGAGTTAATCTGGTAAGCCCTCTGGGCCTCAATCAAGCTCGTAATCTCCTCTGCCAGCGTGACGTTGGAGCTTTCCAGATAACCTTGTTTGATGGTGCCGAGATTCTCCTCCCCCGGCATCCCTTCCCAAGCCTCTCCACTGGCCTCGGTAGCTATGTACAGATTGTCACCGACCGCTTCCAAACCTTCGGGATTGACAAAGCTGTAAATGGGCCAGTACCCAATCTCTGCAGTTTCACCGGCTGCATTTTTCCCGGTCACGATGCCCTCCGGAGATACCGTAATCTCCTGTATGTCCGGGTCTATCACGAAGGGAACTGTCAGAGGATACCCCTGGGCTGTCACCAGATACCCTTCCGGGTCCACATGAAACACCCCGCTCCTGGTATAAGCTAGGTTGCCGTTCGGCAAAACCACTTCAAAGAATCCCTGCCCGATAATGGCGAAATCCAGAGTCCGCCCGGTTTCCACTACCGCCCCTTCGCGCCAATCACGGTGCATGCTGTTGACCGTCACCCCGTGGCCGCCGGTGACGGGTCTTTGACTCGGGGGTTGGGGATTGACCGGTACGCCGGGGGCGGCCAGCTCCCGGTGCAACAATTCGGCAAAGGAAACATCCTGTTTCTTGTATCCCACGGTATTGATATTGGCAATGTTATGGGCAATTACATCCACTTTCTGCGCCTGGGCATTAATGCCGGCGGCGCTGTTGGCCAAAGCGCGCAGCATCTTCTCACTACACCTCCTTGCCTAATTCTCGGCCTCCATGATCTACCTGACGCTGCCCAGTTCATTTACGCTTTTGCCCAGTATCTCATCCTGGGCCTGAATAGCTTTCTGGTTGGCTTCATAAACCCTGGTGATGGTAATCAAATCAACGATTTCCTGCACCAGGTTGATGTTCGCTTTTTCCAAGAAACCCTGTTTCACGGTCACTTGCTCCGCAGGAGCGATGTTGACGGTCTCGGGGGCGATAAAATAATTGTTCCCTTCCTTGACCAGTCTCTGCCAATCATCGAAATCAGCCAGGAGCAGCCGGTCGATGACCCAGCCTTCTCGATGGACTATCTCTCCTTCCGGGGTGATTAAGAATTCAATATCTGCCAAATTAATTAATCCTTGATAGCCTAACACATAATCCCCGGTAGCCGTCACCAGATAGCCTTCACGATCCAGATGAAAAGAACCGTCCCGGGTAAACCTGAGCCCATTGGCGGTCTCCACGGTAAACATACCCGGACCTACCAGGGCCAAATCCAAACTCCGGCCCGTTTCCTGCAGCACACCGTCGGTATAATCAGTCCGTGTTTCATCCACCATGGTACCGTAATTAGTGGTACCGATACTGCGGCGGCCGGCAATACCGGAAGGCAGTCGCTCTACCCGTTCCAGCAGCACATCCTGAAATGTGCGAAAGACATGGGTGTCCTTCTTATAGCCCACCGTGCCGGCATTAGCCAGGTTATTGCTCACCCGGTTCTGATTCAGCTCCTGGGCGGTCATGCCGCTGGCGGAAATGTATAAACCCCTGATCATTGGCTAGCCTCCTTTCCCGGAATCAACAGCAGGTCAATAATCTCATCCACCGTCAAGTCGGGAGTGAAATCATAATACCCTGCCCTCAACTTGGTGCTGACGCCCCTGGCTCGCACCCGCTCGGAAAAAACCTCCGGATCCCGGATGACCTTCTCTTGCGCCAGGATGACGGCGATTTCCTCCGAAGTAGTGCCCCAGGGAATATAAACCCGGATGGGCTGGGGTTCCTGCTCCACCGGTTCTTGCGGCTCCACCGGTGGAGGAGTGTTTCCTCCCGTACCGCCCAGCACCAGCACCTCGTCTTTATAGACCATGCCGTAACTCCTGGCCAGGGCTTCTATTTCAGCTCTCGAGGGGGGAGTGTCCTTGGCCGAACCGGCCAGCATCAGTCCCCCTGCCAGCACCAGTCCAAATCCAAAACCCATGAAAAACTGCGCGTAACGGTAAAAAAAACTCTTCATCGCCTTAGATTCAGGATTAATTCGATCTCACCCTTTCCCCGGCCCAAGTCCTTAGCAATTTCCGTCACACTCTTTCCTGCATCATAAGCCTGGAAAACCCGGCGATAAAGCTCGATTTCCGGCAGCTGCCCTGCCGGCTCCCTCTCCCTGTCTCCGCCCTGCTGCACTCTTTCTACTTGCTCCGGCGGCACAGGGGTTGCTTGTCTCGCCTCCACTTGACGGCTGAGGGACCGGTATTCTTGCCTGAGCTGTGCCATACGCGTTTCCAATTCCTGTATTTCCTCAGTTAATACCCTGGCAAAAGCGGCCCGGTCAACGCCGGCCTCTTCTGCTGCCTTGCGCCAGGCCAGGGGAGCAAAAACCAGGACGATGATGACACCAATTACCAAGATGATCAAGGCCAGCAGCTGCTCCATGGCTTCACCCCTATCTATTCCTACTCTTCCAGTTCGTACTTCAGGCGCAGCAAGGCACGGGCATGCAATTGGGATACGCGGGACTCCGAGACCTCCAGAATGGCGCCAATCTCTTTTAACGTCAGACCTTCATGGTAGTACAGGGAGAGGACTAAATGATCCCGCTCGTTCAACCGGCTCAAAGCCGTTGCCAACCTTTCTTTCATTTCCTTCTCTATGTACAAAGCCTCCGGATTGGGACTGTCCGGATCCTCCAGGGTATCCGCCAGCCGGAAATTGTCTTCCGGGTCATCGGTCAGGAACTGTTCCAGGGAATCCACGCTCATGCGGTTGACTTCCGCCAGTACCTGCCGCAGTTCAACCACGCTCATTTGGGCTTCCGACGCCACTGCCTCTTCGGAAGGTTCTTCCCCTGTCCCCTCGAAGCTTTTGAAAGCCTGGTTCACCCGTTTGAGCTTATCCACCACAGAACGAGGCACCCAGCTGTTCTGCCGTAAAGCGTCGAGAATGGCGCCCCGGATGCGCCGGCTGGCATAAGTTTCAAACTTAATCCCCCGGCTGGGGTCGAATTTGTCCCAAGCATCCATCAGCCCGATAATGCCATAACTGATCAGGTCTTCCCTTTCCATATGGGGCGGCAGCTTGGCCGGGATCCTGTTTGCCACGTATTTCACCAGGGGCAGGTAGGCTGTGATCATTTGTTCCCGGCTCGGTTTCATCCCTCACTACACCCCACTGCTTTAATCTCCTAAATCCAACAAGCGCTGTTCCCGCTGTTTTTGAAATACATATTCGATGACTTGATCCCGATCCCTTTCGGTAATCTCCTGAAAAGACACGCCCAGCAGGTACTTGCCGTGTTCGGGCATGGGTTGACAGCGGCGCACTACTGCTTTT
The DNA window shown above is from Clostridia bacterium and carries:
- a CDS encoding CoB--CoM heterodisulfide reductase iron-sulfur subunit A family protein, with product MKRVGVFICHCGTNIAATVDVKKVAEVAGEMQDVVYATDYQYMCSEPGQDLIKKAIKEHNLDRVVVASCTPRLHEPTFRKACQDGGLNQFLFEMANIREQCAWVHKDKEAATHKAIDLVRAAVAKATKNEPLQLGSIPIERRALVIGAGIAGMQAAIDIADAGYEVWLVDREPTIGGNMVKLDKTFPTLDCSAUISTPKMVAAAQHPNIKIITYAEVEEVGGYVGNFTVTIRKKARLVDENKCTGCGICQEKCPTKVASEFDYGLGQRKAIYTPFPQAVPNVPVLDKTHCRLFVKGRCGICQKMCPAGAVDYEQQDELLTEKFGAIVMATGFDLFNWQEAYGEYGYGKYPDVITSMQFERMSNASGPTGGKILRPSDGQEPKVVVFIKCVGSRDPEKGKTYCSRACCMYTAKHAHQVLDKIPDSKAFVFYMDVRTPGKAYDEFYERSVSEGAVYVRGRVSKIYQRGDKLVVKGEDTLVGMPVEVEADLVVLATAMVPSHGSDELAKLIGVSMDKDGWFQEAHPKLRPVETFTAGVFLAGACQGPKDIPDTVSQASAAAVKVASLFSKTEMATDPQVASVNRAVCSGCGLCVPVCPFKAIELVPVQEKVHGKIQERLVASVNEGLCQGCGNCNVACRSSAINVKGFTDEQILMEVDALCL
- a CDS encoding heterodisulfide reductase subunit B; amino-acid sequence: MRYAYFPGCSLESTGIEYNMSTKAVAKHLGIELWEIPDWICCGASAAHSTDHLLGLALPAYLLAIAEKENLDVAVPCAACYNRMCGAQHAVRTSPDLKEKICRAIEMEYNGTNETVALLDLMANKVGTEEIKKHVTRPLTGLKVASYYGCLLVRPPEITGFDDPENPTSMDRIIEALGGEPVDWAFKTECCGAGHTTTMTKDANVLLRNIFEDAANNGADCIAAACPLCFLNLDMRQKGVEQAFGKTYNMPVFYFTELMGIAFGYSPKEMGVGKHFVNGLKLLEDKDLLRHPTTRREEA
- a CDS encoding Na/Pi cotransporter family protein — protein: MPVILLSFLAGLGALWSGIRLLPLGLETLGQTRIRYALTRFTATPCLGLLTGTLVTALVQSSSAVTVIAVGLTGRGLMSLSQGIGIVLGANIGTTMTGHILAFDLTRFSPWLVGLGLLGWCLPHRKSKAWGQVLLGLGFIFSGLHLMEQAFSPWQHSAGLQGWLVLIGRNYFLALLSGIVITSILQSSSVVTGLTMVLGEKGFLSLAGAVAVMLGSNLGTCVTAVLAAITGSTEARRLALAHFMLNAGGILLFFPLIDVYAHLLTFTAKELPRQIANAHTIYNIICSLMVLPFVDRFAWLIRRLLPAN
- a CDS encoding small, acid-soluble spore protein, alpha/beta type, translated to MSEALRWEIAKELGVDHIVATEGWGGVPSRECGNMVRKAIEIAERSLAQK
- a CDS encoding 4Fe-4S dicluster domain-containing protein codes for the protein MENIELTSALDNSKDFIAKLNGATGVQVLDCYQCGKCSAGCPFNFAMDHTPHKIMRMLQLGLTEQALSSKSIWVCAACGTCYARCPKGVDIPKVMEALRIEAKKRNKIPIKDIDIFSDLFLMTVKQFGRVPEALLIMLFNLKSGHLLKDVPLAPALLLNGKVHPIPKRYKGHEAAKRIFANCQKLGGNG